Part of the Natronobacterium gregoryi SP2 genome, TCGTCGACGCCTTTCACGAATCGGTCGACTGCCGCCAGTTTCCCGGTTACTTCTCCCAGTTCTTCTGTCACGTGTTCCAGGGCTTCGTGGAGGGGCGAATCGAGTTCTACGGTCATCGGCGAGTCACCTCGGTTGCCTGGACCAGACTCGGAGAACGTTCCACCGACTCGGTCGTAATCCGTACCCGACAGGTAGCAGGATCAGATTCGGGGCGTTCGACATCGGAGATAGTCAGCTGTCGGGTCGGATACTGTCGAAACAACTCGAGGGTGAGCGGAAGCGTCACGATGGGACGATTCTCTCCCTTTGTGGCCCCATCGAACGCGTATCCGTCGATCGAGACCGTCCATGCGCGTACGCCCGTCTCCAACTCGCCCGACCGAGAGCGGATAGCATATCCCTCGAGGAGCGACACGGTCTGCAACCGGGACAGCGTCGATGCGATCGGATCGGCGGCTGACGGGGCGGGAGGGAGTCGTTGCACGGTCGTCGAGAGAAGGCGTCGCTGTTCGTCAGGTGTAAGCGTCGTCGCTAGCTCCGCGGCCATACTCTCGAGCAGGCAGAGACAGAGTTCGTTCGTCTGCTCGATTCGCTCGGCGAGATCGACGTACGTGTCCATGATGGTTTTCTCGAGGTCGTCGTGAGACGATTCGGCGATCGTCTCGAACACTGCAGCGGCGACGGTGTGGCAGAAATCGATCAGCGAATCGTCGGGAGAGTGTTCCGCCGAACGCATCCGATTCCGGCCGGCACCGACTTCGACCGGGGTGGAAAGAGTCGACGACAATCGGGGCGAGCCGGTCGATTCGCCGTCGGCTGGTCTCTCTCGAGATCGTTCACAGACGACGACGTCGTAGGACGGAAGTCGTGGATCGTATCGCCGGAGCGTCGTCCTGTACTGTTCGGTCGCGCGTGCCGCCGCTCGAGCCGTCGAGCGGCTCTCGAAGGACAGTCCTCTGGTAGGAACCGGTCGATCGCCGGTTCGGGCACAGACGAGATAGTATCGTCCGGAATCACTCGAGAGCGACGTGATATACTTGCGAATGTCCACGAGTGTCGTTCCAACCATTTTAGGTGAGCCTAAAACACGCGGGGGTAAATAATTTAGGCAGGCCTAAAGAGTGGTGCCTGGAGCACGGCGTAATACGGCCGAAACGAACAACAACGGGTTGACGACGGAAGTCAGGAACCGCAGAGAGTATTCTATCGGGCTATCGACTCGGTGCTGGTCGTCGAAACGAGAACCGGACGGTCGAAACGAAATCGACAGTAATCGACCGATTTGCTCTCACACCGCCAGAAATGATCGGCGTTAAAACTCGTGTTGTACTTCTTCCTCGTCGGCTTTCTGGATGATGATCTTACCGTCCCGTACGCGGACGAAGACCTCGTCACCGATATCCATGCCCGCGACTGCGAGTTCATCCTCGTGGAGGTTGAGGTGGACGTTGTGGTAGTTGCCGTCTTCGTCTTTCGCACCGCTCGGACTCAGCTTCTTTTTCCGGACCATCGCGGGATTCTATGACGAACTTCGCCGTAGGATATACTTAAGTGTTTTCGACCGGCCAGCGGTCGGTCACTATCGATAGAATCCACGGTAGCATCGAACGCGCCAGAATCGACCCAGCCGTCGGATACTGCAGAGAAGTGATGTGCGAATTTACTTAAAGATACTGGCGCAGTCGGTCGATTTCCGGGGATATCTTTATGTCACGCCGTGTACTGGATTCACACGGAGGAGAATTATGGTACGCGAAGACGGGAAACGAAACTTTGCATTGCGCGAATCGGACGGAGAAGAGGACAGCGTCTTCTCTGGGAACACGCCCCGACAGGCAGCGCTGAAGGCCGCACGGCGACTCGAGCCGGGTCCAACCGAAGACGACGCCGACCGCGTCGAACTCCGACTTCGAGAGAAAGGCACCGACAAAGTCCACATCTACGACGGTTGGGCCTGGGAGGAGACGGCACCCGACGACAAGCCCGACTGGATGCCCGAGGAGATCACGGAGGCAAACGTCTCCAAGAAGGGTATCGAACACCTCGACGAGTGAAACAGGAACAACCTTTTTCACGCCACCATCCCGGTGGAGGGGCGTCTATCGGCCGCCGCGATCTCGAGACCGAACGAGAACGACCGCGTGAACGCGTCTCTTGTATGCGTCTGTCGGTGTCTACCGAGTGTGACTCATACGGATTACTGTAACGATTTACCGGCGCAACCGCCGCCCGGGTCGCGGTTGTGCCGGAAATGACTTACAGTAAACCGTATCACATCGGTCGTAGCAGGTGCGTGCGTTTGTGCGAGCGATGCCGAACCCGACGTGTTTTTGACCGGCTCTCTGTAATGTGGGTGCAATGAACGCAGCCACGCTCGGTCCTGCAGGGACCTACTCACACCGGGCGACGACCGCTATCGCCGACGACGACGAAATCGACTTCCGGCAGTCGGTGACTGCGATCGTCGACGCCGTCGCCGGCGGCGACTACGATCGCGGCGTCGTCCCCATCGAGAACAGCATCGAGGGCTCCGTGACAGAGAGTCTGGACGCCCTCGCCGAGTACGACATCGCCGTCGTCCGCGAGATTGTCACCCCGATCAGACACGCCCTACTCGCCCAGGGGCCGGAGTTCGACACGATCGCCAGCCACTCCCAGGCGCTCGCGCAGTGTCGCTCCCACCTCGAGCGAGAACACCCTGACGCCACCCTCGAGGCGGTCGCAAGCACCGCCCAGGGAGTCGAGTTCGCTCGTGACGATCCCTCGATGGCCGGAATCGGCCACCCCGCAAACGCCAGCAACGGCACCGACCTCGAGGTACTCGCGGAGGACATCCAGGATCAGGACTCGAACGCGACGCGGTTCTTCGCCGTCGCGCCGGCCGACGAGCGCTCGAAGGGCGGCGGCAAAACCTCGCTGGTCGTCTATCCGAACGCCAACTACCCAGGCCTGTTGCTCGAGTTACTCGAGCCGTTTGCCGGCCGATCGATCAACCTGACCCGCGTCGAATCCCGGCCGAGCGGGCAGCGACTCGGGGACTACGTCTTCCACGTCGACATCGAAGCCGGCCTCTACGAGGCCCGGACGACAGAAGCACTCGAGGCCGTCGAGAACCTGGCAGAGAACGGCTGGGTGCGACGGCTGGGATCGTACGATACGGAACACGTCGTCGAGTGAGACGCCCGCCGACAGGACCGGCGCGGCCGCGCTAGTGGCGGTTCGAGCCTCCATCGCTGGGCCGAACTCGGTCGTGTCGGCCGGGTCGGCACAGCAGTCTGCGGTTGGAACGAGACTACTAGCGTCCCAACCGTCGACTCTGACTAGTGCACTCCACTTCTGATCGAGAATCGTGATCGGTTTGGGCCAACTCTCAACTAGTCGGTCGACGCTTGGGATGGTACTAGTACCGTCCCAACCGTCGACTGCTGAGTGAACCCAGACGACTGCATTCGGTTTCACTCATCCGTTCAGGCTTGCCAAAGCACTAGACGAGTTCCCCGTCGTGGTCCACCGAAAACCGTTTCCGCGCGTTCGCAGTACGGTCACCCATGCCACTCGAGGAGGGGACGGACGCACCGACAGTCAGCGCACGGAACCAGGACGGCGAGACGGTCACGCTCGAGTTCGAGGAGCCGACAGTCCTTTATTTCTATCCGCGCGACGACACGCCGGGGTGTACGATCGAGGCGAACCAGTTCCAGCGCGAGCGCGAGACCTACCGCGACGCCGGCGTCGAAATCTACGGCGTCTCGACCGACGACGTCGACTCCCATCAGGACTTTTGTGAACAGGAGGGACTCGAGTTCGACCTGCTTGCCGACCCCGACGAAGAGATATCCGACGCGTTCGACGTGCCCCGCCGGGAAGGTAGGGGCGGCCTGCCGGCCGCCGAACGTACGACGTTCGTCCTCGACGAGGGGAAGGTAAAAGCCGTCTCCAAGAACGTCGATCCCGACGGCCACGCCCGCGACGTGTTGCTCGAAACCGTCGACGAGGGGATCGTGTCGCTGCCGGAATAACAGTTCTGTCCTTCTATCGCGGACAGATTTATCCCGTTCGAGACCGTACGTTCGTGTATGCGACGCAATCCGTTCGACGAAATCGAGGAAATGCTCGACCGCGTCAGCCGCCAGGTCGAGGAGGGGATGACCAGCGGCGGCCTGCAGGTCCCGGGATCGGTTCCGGCCGACGTCGCCGACACCGGCGAGGAGTACGTCGTCACCGCCGACCTGCCCGGCTACGAGACCAACGACATCGACCTGACGCTCTCGGAGGGCACCCTGCGTCTCGACGCGAGCCGCGAGGACGACCTCGAGTTCGCCGAGGGTGAGTACATTCGCCGCGAACGGACCCGCAAGACGGCGAGTCGCCGGATTCGACTCCCGGAGCCGGTCGAGGAAGAAGAGGTTTCTGCCGGCTACGAGAACGGCGTTCTCACGGTTCGACTGCCGAAGGTCGGCGGAGTCGACGAGTCGAAGGAGATCGACATCGAGTAGCGGCGGTCCCGAAATCGAACGCCGAGCAGTCTGTTTTCGTGTTGGGAACGGAGACAGCGGAACTACTACTGCCGGACGAAAATACACACACCGAGCGCACTCGAGACGCGATCGAGTGTGTGCTGACTTCTGTTCAGTGAGCGGCATCGCCGGTCCGAGAATCGCCAGAGTGAGGGTTTCGGTCGGCCAGCGGATGGAAAGCTATAGGGCGGCGTCCCGTCCACACGTATACAAATGAGCGACGCCGGTTACGATCACGCCGAAGTCGAACAGCGCTGGCAAGAGGCGTGGGACGACGCGGACGCCTACCGAACGCCCGACGACGTCGAGGACCCGACGTACGTCCTCGGGATGTACCCCTACCCGTCGGGCAAGCTCCATATGGGCCACGTCCGCAACTACACGATTACGGACGCCTACGCCCGCTACCGGCGAATGCAGGGCGACGACGTCCTCCACCCGATGGGCTGGGACGCATTCGGCCTCCCGGCCGAGAACGCGGCCAAGGACCGCGACACCAACCCACGGGACTGGACGGTCGACTGCATCGACACGATGCGCGACCAGATGAACGCGATGGGATTCGGGTACGACTGGGACCGCGAGGTCACCACCTGCACGCCCGAATACTACCAGTGGAACCAGTGGCTCTTCTCGCGGTTCCACGACGAAGACCTCGTCGAGCGCCGCGACGCCGAGGTCAACTGGTGCCCCGAGTGCGAGACCGTCCTCGCCGACGAGCAGGTCGAGGGCGAGGCCGAACTCTGCTGGCGCTGTGATACCCCCGTCGAACAGCGCGAACTCGAGCAGTGGTTCCTGCAGATCACCGAGTACGCAGACGAACTGCTCGAGGCCATCGACGGCCTCGAGGGGTGGCCCAATTCGGTGCGCCAGATGCAGCGAAACTGGATCGGCCGCCAGTACGGGAGCGAGGTCGACTTCGAAGTGGAAGGCTACGGACCGGTCACGGCCTTCACCACGCGCCTCGACACCATCTACGGCGCGACCTTCTTCGCGCTCGCACCCGACCACCCGATCAGCGAGGAACTCGCCGAGGAAGACGAGGACGTTCGCCACTTCGTCGAACACGAGGCCGACCCCGAAGGAGACGAACCCAACGGCGTCGCAACCGATCTGACCGCGACGAACCCCGCCACCGGCGAGGAGATTCCGGTCTACGTCGCCGACTTCGTCCTCTCGGACGTCGGGACGGGCGCGCTGATGGCCGTCCCCGGCCACGACGACCGCGACCACGCCTTCGCCGAGAAGATGGGCGAGGAGATCGTTCCGGTCGTCGCCCCCGAGCCCGAAGACGGCGACGAACTCGAAGCGCCGGACGTCAGCGAGGAGGCCGTTACCGACGATGGCGTGCTCGTCAACTCCGGTGACTACTCCGGGCTGGACAGCGAGACGGCCCGCGAACGGCTGACCGAGGACATCGAGAGCGCCGAGCACGCGACACAGTACCAGCTCCGGGACTGGGGAATCTCCCGCCAGCGTTACTGGGGGACGCCGATCCCGGTCGTCCACTGTCACGACGACTGCGGGGCCGTTCTCGTGCCCGAGGAAGACCTCCCCGTCGAGTTGCCGAAGTTCATCAACACCACCGGGAACCCGCTGGACGCAGCCGAGGAGTGGAAGCAGACGTCCTGTCCCGAGTGTGGTGGCGACGCCACGCGCGAAACGGACACGATGGACACCTTCGTCGACTCCTCGTGGTACTTCCTGCGGTACGCCTCGCCCGGACTCGAGGAGGCTCCTTTCGACGTAGAGCAAGCGAACGACTGGATGCCGGTCGACCAGTACGTCGGAGGCATCGAACACGCCGTGATGCACCTGCTGTACTCGCGGTTCTTCACGAAGGTCCTCGCGGACCACGAAAGCCTCGAGCACCGCGAGCCGTTCGTCAACTACCTCCCCCAGGGGATGGTCCTGCTGGAGGGCTCGAAGATGTCCAAGTCGAAGGGCAACGTCGTCTCGCCCCAGCGAATCGTCGAGGAGTATGGCGCGGACACCGCCCGACTCTTCATGATGCAGGCCGCCCAGCCCGAGCGTGACTTCGACTGGAGCGAGGAGGGTGTCCGTTCGACGAACGCCTTCCTCACGCGGCTGAAGGAGATGGTCGAAGAGTTCGTCGAGAACGAACCGGACGGCGAAGACGACGCCGTCGCCAGCTACGTCGACGCGGAGGTCGACGCGACGATCGCCATCGCCGACGCGGAGTACGACGACCTCACGTTCAACAGGGCGCTGCGTGAAACCCAGGATCTGACGCGGACGCTGCGACAGTACGCCGACTACACCGAACCCCACGCCGACACCTACGAGCGCGGCCTCTCCGCGGTCGTCCGGCTGCTGGCTCCCGTCTCACCGCACCTCGCCGAAGAGCTATGGAGCGAACTGGGCAACGACGACTTCGTCCTCGACGCGCCGTGGCCGACCGCCGAGGTCGACCGCGATCACGTCCGGAAACGACGCCAACTCGTCGAGAACACCCGCGAGGACGTCCGCGACATCGTCGAGGTCGCCGGCATCGAAGACCCCCAGCAGATCGACGTCGTCGTCTCCCCCGAGTGGAAGTACGACGCCTTAGAGATCGCGATCGAATCGGACGCCGACAACCTGATCGGCAAACTCATGCAGGAGTCACACATCCGCGAACAGGGCGACGCAGCGGCCGACTACGGCCAGGACCTGCAGGTCGAACGCGAGGCCCTCGAGTACACGCTCGATCCCGAGGAAGAGTACGCTGCCCTCGAGTCGGCTGCGTGGCTGTTAGAGCGGGAGTTCGGGGCCGACATTCGAGTCGTCGAGGCCGGCGAGGTCGACGAAAGCGTCCTGAAAAACGCCGAACCCGGCCGGCCGGCGATCGAGATCGAGGACTGATCGAGACCTCCGAGGTTACTCGCTCGCTCCGGTTTCTGTTTCCGTCTCGTCTGTCTTCGCTCCGTCTCTCGCCACTGCACTCTCGTTGTGCCGATTCCGTGCCCCGAGGAGCGCGAGCACGACCAGAAGCGCGCCGATTCCCCGGATCGCAGTGACGACACCGTCTCGCCACTCGAGTGCGTCCGCGTCCTCGTAGGCGAGTTCGGCACCGGTCTCGAGGTACTGCTTCGGGAACAGCGCCGCAAGTACGCCGGCGATACCAGCGACGTTCAACAGCCAGGCGTAGCTCTTCCCGCCGACAGTACTTGCCAGCGCGTAGACGATTCCTTCTGCCCGAATTCCGGATACCAGCCACGGTTTCGGCTCGCTCGCGTCGGGGTCTTCGAGAGCGGCAGTTTCGTAGGCCTCTCGGACGCCGTCCGGGAACAGTGCCATGAGCGCGCCCAGCAGTCCGAACAGGAGTCGTACCATAGGTGAACGTTCACGCTCAGCAACCTTAACCGTACGGACAGTTCTCGAGTGTGACAGCGGCTCACCCCCTGTGCCCGGTGGAGTCGAACGGTTTTGACGGCGACTCGCCACCAGTGACGGGACTTCGTAGTCCGCAGGGATGCGATCAGCCAAGCCAGCTGGCGACGACAGCGAGCGTAACGAATGGGTGGGCCACGAGCATCGCAACCGGTCGCCTCGAGAGTGGTTCTCCAACCCCCCGCCACGCAGCAACGGTGCGACCGACGAGATACGCGAGCGAGCCAAGCGGCGCGGCGGCGATGGCGACGGCGGCAGGCCCCAGTGCGACCAGGATCGGGTCGATTCCGCTGCGGACGAGTTCGCCAGCAACGAGGTAGCTCCAGAGACCGACGAACGGCGCGCTCGCGGCCGCCCACCCCAGGATCAGTCCGTCGTTCGCGTACGCGATTCCGGCCGCAGCGATCACGCCAAGCGGGATCGCCAGTTGCACGAACAGCCAGGCCGCAAGCGACAGTCTGTGTCCAGTACCGGCGGCGACGAGATCGAGTGCGAGGAAGGTCACGAGAGCACCGGCGAGAACCGAGACGGCGTACCGGCGCGTCGATTCGCTACTGCGACCGAGCAACAGCCGTGCAAGTCCAGTACGACGCCTGTCCTCGGCACGGCCGAACGCGCCGAGTCGGTCGGCCACGAGGACGACGAAGACGCCGACGAGGAAGGTCACGACGGCGGCAGCCGTTCCCGGCGTCGACGCTATCAGTTCCGTTCGCACAGCGTCGTCGGCGAGCATCCCGATCCGTTCCGGTCCGCGGTCGACGACGCCAGCCGCCATCGCGACCAGCCCCGCGAGCACGATCGGCGCGAACAGCCGGTCGACCGCCTCGGCCAGCCGACCGACCAGCCCGGGTTCGCCCGCCGCGACCACGACCGCGCGTTTCGACGGCTCGTAGACGGTCACTTCCCGACCGTTCTCGCCGTACCGCGTCTCGACGGGCTCGAGCAGGTCCGCGGACTCGAGTTTGTCGACGTGATAGCCGACGTTCTGGACGGTCGTCTCGAGTTCCGCGGCCAGTTCCGACCGCGTCCGGCCCTCCTCGTAGCAGGTCTGGAGAACGGCGCGAGAGGTCTCGGAGCCGAGCGCGTCGAACACCCGGTCGGCGTCTTCGCCCTCTAAGCCGACGACGGTCGGGTCGTCGGGTTTTTCGCGGAGACGCTGTACGAGTCGGCCGGCGAGATCCATACCGGAGCCACGTCCGCCAGCCTAAAAGAGTCTCAGGGAGGTAAAACAGTCGTTTGAGTCGATAGTCGGGGCTGAAATCGACTGACAGAAGTGAGTCCCCGGCCCTCACAGGGATTGAACGTTTTCCGGATCGAACGCAAAACGGACAGGTATGTCCCCCTCTATCGAGGTCACTGATGAAACGAAGTCCCGTCTCGAGGAGCTCCAGGCCGAGATACAGCGCGAAGCCGGTTGCGACGTAACTCAGCAGGAATTACTCGAGAAGATCGTCACGGACAGCTACGAGTCGAAAGACGAACTGATCGACTCGTTCCGTAACGAGTTCGAGCCACTGTCGGACGAGGAGATAGAACGGTGGCTGGCCGGATCGACTGACTTTGGCGTCGAAACAAGCGAAGAAGATATCGACGACGTACTCTACAGAAAACAGGAGTACGAGGTAGAACGGTCCGACAACGAGAAAACCGAGTGAGTTAGTCCGCCGCGACCTCGAGGTCGGCTTCCTCTTCCTTCCCGATCGCCTCGACGATCAGTTCGGCGACGTCGACGATCTCGATTTCGTCCTCGTAGCCGCCGGTCTTGCGGCCGTCCTCGTACATCGTCATGCACATCGGACAGGCGACGACGAACTTTTCGACGTCGGCGCCGGCGTCGGTGTCCTCGAGCGCCTCCCGAATCCGTTCCTCGCTCGGTTTGGGCTCTTCTTCGAGGTCCATCCAGAGGCCGCCACCGCCGCCACCGCAACAGAAGGAGTTGTCGCGGTTGCGGGGCATCTCGTCGAGTTCACAGCCCGTGGCGCGGATGAGTTCGCGCGGGGCCTCGTACTCGTCGTTGTACCGTCCGAGGTGACACGGGTCGTGGTAGGTGACGGTGTAGTCGAGTTCGTCGCCGTTCAGGTCGAGTTTGCCTTCGGTGACGAGTTCTTCGACGGCCTGGGTCCAGTGGAGCACGTCGATCTCGCCCTCTTCGTTCCACTGCTCGTCGTACTCGAACGGCATCATCGGGTCGTCCGCGAACTCGTCAAAGTTGAGCTCGGGATACTCGTTCTCGAACGTGTTGTAGGAGTGTGGGTCCGTACAGACGATCTTGTCGAACTCGCAGTCCTCCCAGGTCTCGACGTGGTGGCCGGCGAGTTCGACGTACAGCAGTTCTTCGCCGACCCGCCGGATGTCGTTGCCGTCGTACTTCTCGTCGTCGAAGAGGATGCCGAAGCTGACATCGGCCTCTTTCAGGATAGTCGCAAGCGAGCGGGCGACCTGCTTGTTGCGCTCGTCGTAGCTCGGGAAGTCGCCGACGTACCAGAGGTAGTCGACTTCCTCCTCGCGGGCGTCGGGGACGTCGAACTCGAGGTCGTCGGCCCAGTCGCCGCGATCGCGTGGGGAGTCGCCGAAGGTGTTGCCGTTTTGCATGACGTTCTGGAAGACGTCTTGCATGCTCGACGGGACGTCGCCCTGGTCGGTCATCTGGCGGTTGAGTCGGGTGAAAGATTGGAGATGTTCGATCTCGACGGGACAGGCGTCCATGCAGGCCATACAGGCCATGCAGGACTCCATCGTCTCGGCGTCGATCACCGAGGTGCCGCCGTCAGCGACGATCGGCTGTTCCTCGCCGCCGGCGTCGAGTTCCTCGCGGTATTTTTTCAGGTCGAGGATGACGTTGCGCGGATCGAGCGGACGGTCCGAGGCTTTTGCCGGACAGACCGACGAGCAGCGACCGCACTTGGTACAGGCGTCCTGGTCTAAGATTTCTTTCCAGGTGAAGTCGTCGATGGACTCGGCGTTAGTCGCGTCCAGATCAGAGGGGACGTTCGGCAGTCGCTTGCCGGCCTTCTCGTCGCGAACGACGACGTTCGCAAACGAAGAGAGCATGTGAAACGGCTTGGCGTAGGGGATCCACGCGATGAAGAAAAACGCGATCAGCGAGTGAGACCACCACGCCAGCCAGTGGAGATTCTCTGCGTTGAGGCCGCCGCCGTTGAGCCCGGCCTGTTCTGCTCCCAGGACGGTCAGTCCGACCGCGTCGAAGCCCATCGCGAGCCCGTAGCCGACGAAGCTGACGATCTCGTGGTCGGGCATGCCGGCGCTGTAGATTCGCAGCCCCTCGAGCAGGAAGCCGCCGACGCCGAGTAGGAACAGCGTCCAGATGAAGATGTCGTCCTCGCTGGACGTGTGTCGATCCCAGAGACGCTCGTTGCGAACCCAGTAGCGCCGGTACATCGCCATGCCGATCCCGACGACGAACAGCAGCCCCATCGCATCCACCATGAACTGGTAGGAAAGGTAGAACTCCCCCTCCCAGAACTGTAGTCCGAGTAACAGTTCGGTGCCGTACTGCTCGAAGCCGATGATAAGCGTCGCGATAAATAGCGTCAGGAATCCCCAAAGAATGAAGGCGTGCAT contains:
- a CDS encoding DUF7551 domain-containing protein, which gives rise to MVGTTLVDIRKYITSLSSDSGRYYLVCARTGDRPVPTRGLSFESRSTARAAARATEQYRTTLRRYDPRLPSYDVVVCERSRERPADGESTGSPRLSSTLSTPVEVGAGRNRMRSAEHSPDDSLIDFCHTVAAAVFETIAESSHDDLEKTIMDTYVDLAERIEQTNELCLCLLESMAAELATTLTPDEQRRLLSTTVQRLPPAPSAADPIASTLSRLQTVSLLEGYAIRSRSGELETGVRAWTVSIDGYAFDGATKGENRPIVTLPLTLELFRQYPTRQLTISDVERPESDPATCRVRITTESVERSPSLVQATEVTRR
- a CDS encoding non-histone chromosomal MC1 family protein encodes the protein MVREDGKRNFALRESDGEEDSVFSGNTPRQAALKAARRLEPGPTEDDADRVELRLREKGTDKVHIYDGWAWEETAPDDKPDWMPEEITEANVSKKGIEHLDE
- the pheA gene encoding prephenate dehydratase, which produces MNAATLGPAGTYSHRATTAIADDDEIDFRQSVTAIVDAVAGGDYDRGVVPIENSIEGSVTESLDALAEYDIAVVREIVTPIRHALLAQGPEFDTIASHSQALAQCRSHLEREHPDATLEAVASTAQGVEFARDDPSMAGIGHPANASNGTDLEVLAEDIQDQDSNATRFFAVAPADERSKGGGKTSLVVYPNANYPGLLLELLEPFAGRSINLTRVESRPSGQRLGDYVFHVDIEAGLYEARTTEALEAVENLAENGWVRRLGSYDTEHVVE
- a CDS encoding peroxiredoxin; this encodes MPLEEGTDAPTVSARNQDGETVTLEFEEPTVLYFYPRDDTPGCTIEANQFQRERETYRDAGVEIYGVSTDDVDSHQDFCEQEGLEFDLLADPDEEISDAFDVPRREGRGGLPAAERTTFVLDEGKVKAVSKNVDPDGHARDVLLETVDEGIVSLPE
- a CDS encoding Hsp20/alpha crystallin family protein yields the protein MRRNPFDEIEEMLDRVSRQVEEGMTSGGLQVPGSVPADVADTGEEYVVTADLPGYETNDIDLTLSEGTLRLDASREDDLEFAEGEYIRRERTRKTASRRIRLPEPVEEEEVSAGYENGVLTVRLPKVGGVDESKEIDIE
- the leuS gene encoding leucine--tRNA ligase, with the translated sequence MSDAGYDHAEVEQRWQEAWDDADAYRTPDDVEDPTYVLGMYPYPSGKLHMGHVRNYTITDAYARYRRMQGDDVLHPMGWDAFGLPAENAAKDRDTNPRDWTVDCIDTMRDQMNAMGFGYDWDREVTTCTPEYYQWNQWLFSRFHDEDLVERRDAEVNWCPECETVLADEQVEGEAELCWRCDTPVEQRELEQWFLQITEYADELLEAIDGLEGWPNSVRQMQRNWIGRQYGSEVDFEVEGYGPVTAFTTRLDTIYGATFFALAPDHPISEELAEEDEDVRHFVEHEADPEGDEPNGVATDLTATNPATGEEIPVYVADFVLSDVGTGALMAVPGHDDRDHAFAEKMGEEIVPVVAPEPEDGDELEAPDVSEEAVTDDGVLVNSGDYSGLDSETARERLTEDIESAEHATQYQLRDWGISRQRYWGTPIPVVHCHDDCGAVLVPEEDLPVELPKFINTTGNPLDAAEEWKQTSCPECGGDATRETDTMDTFVDSSWYFLRYASPGLEEAPFDVEQANDWMPVDQYVGGIEHAVMHLLYSRFFTKVLADHESLEHREPFVNYLPQGMVLLEGSKMSKSKGNVVSPQRIVEEYGADTARLFMMQAAQPERDFDWSEEGVRSTNAFLTRLKEMVEEFVENEPDGEDDAVASYVDAEVDATIAIADAEYDDLTFNRALRETQDLTRTLRQYADYTEPHADTYERGLSAVVRLLAPVSPHLAEELWSELGNDDFVLDAPWPTAEVDRDHVRKRRQLVENTREDVRDIVEVAGIEDPQQIDVVVSPEWKYDALEIAIESDADNLIGKLMQESHIREQGDAAADYGQDLQVEREALEYTLDPEEEYAALESAAWLLEREFGADIRVVEAGEVDESVLKNAEPGRPAIEIED
- a CDS encoding ArsR/SmtB family transcription factor, translated to MDLAGRLVQRLREKPDDPTVVGLEGEDADRVFDALGSETSRAVLQTCYEEGRTRSELAAELETTVQNVGYHVDKLESADLLEPVETRYGENGREVTVYEPSKRAVVVAAGEPGLVGRLAEAVDRLFAPIVLAGLVAMAAGVVDRGPERIGMLADDAVRTELIASTPGTAAAVVTFLVGVFVVLVADRLGAFGRAEDRRRTGLARLLLGRSSESTRRYAVSVLAGALVTFLALDLVAAGTGHRLSLAAWLFVQLAIPLGVIAAAGIAYANDGLILGWAAASAPFVGLWSYLVAGELVRSGIDPILVALGPAAVAIAAAPLGSLAYLVGRTVAAWRGVGEPLSRRPVAMLVAHPFVTLAVVASWLG
- a CDS encoding heterodisulfide reductase-related iron-sulfur binding cluster produces the protein MNVVAQTDVTRETYWGISDTGYAVFYLLTVITLAVFAYGVYLRFSRYTEGDDDPFARLNDLPSRIGSAAKIVLSNEKQFDRDLYGGLMHAFILWGFLTLFIATLIIGFEQYGTELLLGLQFWEGEFYLSYQFMVDAMGLLFVVGIGMAMYRRYWVRNERLWDRHTSSEDDIFIWTLFLLGVGGFLLEGLRIYSAGMPDHEIVSFVGYGLAMGFDAVGLTVLGAEQAGLNGGGLNAENLHWLAWWSHSLIAFFFIAWIPYAKPFHMLSSFANVVVRDEKAGKRLPNVPSDLDATNAESIDDFTWKEILDQDACTKCGRCSSVCPAKASDRPLDPRNVILDLKKYREELDAGGEEQPIVADGGTSVIDAETMESCMACMACMDACPVEIEHLQSFTRLNRQMTDQGDVPSSMQDVFQNVMQNGNTFGDSPRDRGDWADDLEFDVPDAREEEVDYLWYVGDFPSYDERNKQVARSLATILKEADVSFGILFDDEKYDGNDIRRVGEELLYVELAGHHVETWEDCEFDKIVCTDPHSYNTFENEYPELNFDEFADDPMMPFEYDEQWNEEGEIDVLHWTQAVEELVTEGKLDLNGDELDYTVTYHDPCHLGRYNDEYEAPRELIRATGCELDEMPRNRDNSFCCGGGGGGLWMDLEEEPKPSEERIREALEDTDAGADVEKFVVACPMCMTMYEDGRKTGGYEDEIEIVDVAELIVEAIGKEEEADLEVAAD